A DNA window from Streptomyces asoensis contains the following coding sequences:
- the pcaB gene encoding 3-carboxy-cis,cis-muconate cycloisomerase, whose translation MTAAPDDVSLLAPGWTGSAVAAATGDRAFVRALLDAEAALARAQETLGLAPRGAGAAVTAAADGDGFDARSLAERARAGGNPVIPLVADLTKAVGAEYGPYVHRGATSQDIMDTAAMLVAVRGLGLLLGDLDRVQRALAALAARHRDTAMPGRTLTQHAVPTTFGLKAAGWRSLVLDARDRVTAVRDALPAQLGGAAGTLAAFGAYGAADPTALPAAYARELGLRAPLLPWHTLRTPIADLAACLAHVTGALGKTATDVLTLARTEIGELAEDGGGGSSAMPHKANPVRATLIAAAARRAPQLAATLYGSLVAEDERPAGAWHAEWEPLRELLRLAGGAARDAVALTEGLRVDTAAMRAHLDDTHGLIVSERLSAELSAVLGRARARELLTRLARRAGAEGRPLGELLAAEPELAGVDLDDLTDPARYTGSAGILTDRALERR comes from the coding sequence GTGACAGCTGCCCCTGACGACGTCTCCCTGCTCGCCCCCGGCTGGACCGGCTCGGCGGTCGCGGCCGCGACCGGCGACCGCGCCTTCGTGCGGGCGCTGCTCGATGCGGAGGCCGCGCTGGCCCGCGCCCAGGAGACGCTGGGGCTCGCCCCGCGGGGAGCCGGAGCGGCGGTCACCGCGGCGGCCGACGGCGACGGCTTCGACGCCCGCTCCCTCGCCGAGCGGGCCCGGGCCGGCGGCAACCCGGTGATCCCGCTGGTGGCCGATCTGACGAAGGCCGTCGGCGCGGAGTACGGCCCCTACGTCCACCGCGGGGCGACCAGCCAGGACATCATGGACACGGCCGCGATGCTGGTCGCGGTGCGCGGCCTCGGCCTCCTGCTGGGCGACCTCGACCGGGTCCAGCGGGCGCTGGCCGCGCTGGCCGCCCGGCACCGCGACACGGCGATGCCCGGCCGGACGCTCACCCAGCACGCCGTACCGACGACCTTCGGTCTGAAGGCGGCCGGCTGGCGGTCGCTGGTGCTGGACGCGCGGGACCGGGTGACGGCGGTACGCGACGCGCTGCCCGCCCAGCTCGGCGGCGCCGCCGGGACACTGGCGGCCTTCGGCGCGTACGGCGCCGCCGACCCGACCGCGCTGCCCGCCGCGTACGCCCGTGAACTGGGCCTGCGCGCGCCCCTGTTGCCGTGGCACACCCTGCGGACCCCGATCGCCGACCTGGCTGCCTGCCTGGCCCACGTCACGGGCGCGCTCGGGAAGACCGCCACCGACGTGCTGACCCTCGCGCGCACGGAGATCGGTGAGCTGGCGGAGGACGGCGGCGGCGGTTCGTCGGCGATGCCGCACAAGGCCAACCCGGTGCGGGCCACGCTGATCGCGGCCGCCGCCCGGCGCGCCCCGCAGCTCGCGGCCACGCTGTACGGGTCGCTGGTGGCCGAGGACGAACGGCCGGCCGGGGCCTGGCACGCCGAGTGGGAGCCGCTCAGGGAGTTGCTGCGACTGGCCGGCGGGGCCGCCCGGGACGCGGTCGCCCTGACCGAGGGACTGCGGGTGGACACGGCCGCGATGCGCGCGCATCTCGACGACACCCACGGGCTGATCGTCTCCGAGCGGCTCTCCGCCGAGCTGTCGGCCGTGCTCGGCCGCGCCCGCGCCCGGGAACTGCTCACCCGACTGGCCCGCCGGGCCGGCGCCGAGGGCCGTCCGCTGGGCGAACTCCTGGCCGCCGAGCCCGAGCTGGCGGGCGTCGACCTGGACGACCTCACCGACCCCGCCCGTTACACCGGCTCCGCGGGGATCCTCACCGACCGTGCGCTGGAGCGACGTTGA
- the pcaD gene encoding 3-oxoadipate enol-lactonase — protein sequence MTEKLLNHRAEGPAGARPLLLGPSLGTSYALWDKVAPELSVTHRVVRWDLPGHGGSAADLIGPGATVADLAGLVLDLADSLGLERFAYAGVSLGGAVGLHLALHHPGRLSSLAVICSSAHFNGSGPWEERAALVRREGLARLADQADTRWFTPGFSVPGLVADHRAADPAAYAACCDALGAFDVRERLPEIAVRTLLIAGREDPATPPAHLREIADAVPGAALVELPGASHLAPAQCPEAVLTALRTHLDGPAKRGMEVRRQVLGDAHVDRAQSRQNAFTARYQDFISRYAWGEIWTDPTLSRRERSMITLTALVAHGHYDELAMHVRAARRNGLTPEEIGAVLLQTAVYCGVPAANSAFATAQRVLAEEEPVLAEDEAQDGADTGDTPGRPGR from the coding sequence TTGACCGAGAAACTGCTCAACCACCGTGCCGAGGGGCCGGCCGGTGCCCGTCCGCTGCTGCTCGGCCCCTCGCTCGGCACGTCGTACGCCTTGTGGGACAAGGTCGCCCCTGAGCTGTCCGTGACCCACCGGGTGGTCCGCTGGGACCTGCCGGGGCACGGGGGTTCGGCGGCGGATCTGATCGGCCCCGGCGCCACGGTGGCCGACCTCGCCGGCCTGGTGCTGGACCTGGCCGACTCGCTCGGCCTGGAGCGGTTCGCGTACGCGGGCGTGTCCCTGGGCGGCGCGGTGGGGCTGCATCTGGCGCTGCACCACCCGGGGCGGCTGTCGTCGCTCGCGGTGATCTGCTCCTCGGCCCACTTCAACGGGTCCGGTCCGTGGGAGGAGCGGGCCGCGCTGGTGCGCCGCGAGGGACTCGCCCGGCTCGCCGACCAGGCGGACACCCGCTGGTTCACGCCCGGCTTCTCCGTCCCGGGGCTCGTCGCCGACCACCGGGCCGCCGACCCGGCGGCCTACGCGGCCTGCTGCGACGCGCTGGGCGCGTTCGACGTGCGCGAGCGGCTGCCGGAGATCGCCGTGCGGACCCTGCTGATCGCCGGGCGCGAGGATCCGGCGACACCGCCGGCGCATCTGCGGGAGATCGCGGACGCGGTGCCGGGCGCCGCCCTCGTCGAGCTCCCGGGCGCCTCGCACCTCGCGCCCGCGCAGTGTCCCGAGGCCGTGCTGACGGCGCTGCGCACGCATCTCGACGGCCCGGCGAAGCGGGGCATGGAGGTACGGCGGCAGGTGCTGGGGGACGCGCACGTGGACCGGGCGCAGTCCCGGCAGAACGCCTTCACCGCGCGCTACCAGGACTTCATCTCGCGCTACGCCTGGGGCGAGATCTGGACCGACCCGACGCTCAGCCGCCGCGAACGCAGCATGATCACGTTGACCGCCCTGGTCGCGCACGGCCACTACGACGAGCTGGCCATGCATGTGCGGGCGGCCCGGCGCAACGGACTCACGCCCGAGGAGATCGGCGCCGTGCTGCTCCAGACGGCCGTCTACTGCGGGGTCCCGGCGGCCAACTCGGCGTTCGCGACGGCCCAGCGGGTCCTCGCGGAGGAAGAACCCGTCCTGGCGGAGGACGAGGCGCAGGACGGGGCGGACACCGGGGACACGCCCGGCCGGCCCGGCCGGTAG
- a CDS encoding TetR/AcrR family transcriptional regulator, with protein MTSQAADGPESVAATNRSKLTPEREQEFFDAVLDQVRECGYEAVTMEGIAASTRCSKSTLYRQWKTKPQFVVAALRSRRQARLTGIDTGSLAGDLREAARATGRWSTNDTKLLQALGHAVNGHEDLALALREAIVHPEIEALRDILRRGVERGEIAADHPALEYVPAQMFGVIRARPVVDGEYADQEYLVRFVEAAVLPALGLT; from the coding sequence ATGACGTCGCAGGCAGCGGACGGACCCGAGTCGGTCGCCGCCACGAACCGTTCCAAGCTCACGCCCGAGCGGGAACAGGAGTTCTTCGACGCCGTTCTCGACCAGGTCCGCGAATGCGGGTACGAAGCCGTCACCATGGAGGGCATCGCCGCCAGCACCCGGTGCAGCAAGTCCACGCTCTACCGGCAGTGGAAGACCAAGCCCCAGTTCGTGGTGGCCGCCCTGCGCTCGCGCCGCCAGGCCAGGCTCACCGGCATCGACACCGGCTCGCTCGCCGGGGACCTGCGCGAGGCCGCCCGCGCCACGGGTCGCTGGTCCACCAACGACACCAAGCTGCTCCAGGCCCTCGGCCACGCCGTCAACGGCCACGAGGACCTCGCGCTCGCGCTGCGCGAGGCGATCGTCCACCCCGAGATCGAGGCGCTGCGGGACATCCTGCGGCGCGGGGTGGAGCGCGGTGAGATCGCCGCCGACCACCCGGCGCTGGAGTACGTCCCGGCGCAGATGTTCGGCGTGATCCGCGCGCGTCCCGTCGTCGACGGGGAGTACGCCGACCAGGAGTACCTGGTCCGCTTCGTGGAGGCCGCCGTGCTGCCGGCGCTCGGCCTCACCTAG
- a CDS encoding phosphatase PAP2 family protein — MNARTEPAQGEPVTPARPPVVRELLLVAGLFVVYKLGRQLAAGHTGEAFRNAHDVWHLERLLRLPEEGSVQSLLLHGDTLVRIANTYYATVHFPATLAFLIWLYLRRPAHYVWARRVLAAVTAAALVLHLALPLAPPRMLAATGLTDTARVFGPSVYGPPRTDHLSNQFAAMPSLHFGWALMVAIGLIVATRSRWRGLWLLHPALTLLVIVGTANHYWLDAIAAAVLLGLALALIRPPRPAVTSAVPGARTVVPAEEPVLVGAAR; from the coding sequence ATGAATGCCCGCACCGAGCCTGCACAAGGGGAGCCGGTCACGCCGGCGCGGCCGCCCGTAGTCCGCGAGCTCCTGCTCGTCGCGGGACTGTTCGTCGTCTACAAACTGGGCCGGCAGCTGGCCGCCGGGCACACCGGCGAGGCCTTCCGCAACGCGCACGACGTGTGGCACCTCGAACGCCTGCTGCGGCTGCCGGAGGAGGGCTCCGTGCAGTCCCTGCTGCTCCACGGCGACACCCTCGTCCGGATCGCGAACACCTACTACGCGACCGTGCACTTCCCGGCGACCCTGGCCTTCCTGATCTGGCTCTACCTGCGCCGCCCGGCCCACTACGTGTGGGCCCGCCGGGTGCTGGCCGCGGTCACCGCCGCCGCCCTCGTGCTGCACCTCGCCCTCCCCCTCGCCCCGCCGCGGATGCTGGCGGCGACCGGGCTGACCGACACCGCGCGCGTGTTCGGGCCCTCGGTGTACGGCCCGCCCCGCACCGACCATCTGTCGAACCAGTTCGCCGCGATGCCCTCCCTGCACTTCGGCTGGGCACTGATGGTCGCGATCGGCCTGATCGTCGCCACCCGGTCGCGGTGGCGTGGACTGTGGCTGCTGCATCCGGCGCTCACCCTGCTCGTCATCGTGGGCACCGCCAACCACTACTGGCTCGACGCGATCGCCGCGGCCGTGCTGCTCGGCCTCGCCCTCGCCCTGATCCGCCCGCCCCGGCCCGCCGTCACCTCGGCGGTACCGGGCGCGCGCACCGTCGTCCCGGCCGAGGAGCCGGTCCTCGTGGGAGCGGCCCGATGA
- a CDS encoding phospholipid scramblase-related protein: MTTQSNTPSGWYPDPHGADRTLRYWDGTRWTEHTHAEGAGQAAPTVPPQAGPDDRVRRQVQQQAGVAASGPGGGTLFSEPVLVVNQKAKLIELTNEYKVMDQQGNQLGSVVQVGQSALRKVIRFVASIDQYLTHRLEIRDVHGQPVLLLTRPAKIFKSRVVVTRPDGATVGEIVQQNVFGKINFAINADGRQIGAIKAENWRAWNFAIVDHDGNEVARITKTWEGLAKTMFTTADNYVLQIHYQLPEPLLSLVVATALTVDTALKQDARGLG; encoded by the coding sequence GTGACCACGCAATCGAACACACCTTCAGGTTGGTACCCGGACCCGCACGGGGCCGACCGGACCCTGCGGTACTGGGACGGCACCCGGTGGACCGAGCACACCCACGCGGAGGGCGCCGGCCAGGCCGCGCCGACGGTGCCCCCGCAGGCGGGCCCGGACGACCGGGTCCGGCGTCAGGTGCAGCAGCAGGCCGGGGTCGCGGCGAGCGGCCCCGGCGGCGGCACGCTGTTCAGCGAGCCGGTGCTGGTGGTGAACCAGAAGGCCAAGCTGATCGAGCTGACCAACGAGTACAAGGTCATGGACCAGCAGGGCAACCAGCTCGGCTCGGTCGTCCAGGTCGGCCAGAGCGCGCTGCGCAAGGTCATTCGCTTCGTCGCCAGCATCGACCAGTACCTGACGCACCGGCTGGAGATCCGGGACGTCCACGGACAGCCCGTGCTCCTGCTGACCCGCCCGGCGAAGATCTTCAAGTCGCGGGTGGTCGTGACCCGGCCGGACGGCGCCACGGTCGGTGAGATCGTCCAGCAGAACGTCTTCGGGAAGATCAACTTCGCGATCAACGCGGACGGCCGGCAGATCGGCGCGATCAAGGCCGAGAACTGGCGGGCGTGGAACTTCGCGATCGTCGACCACGACGGCAACGAGGTCGCCCGCATCACCAAGACGTGGGAGGGCCTCGCCAAGACGATGTTCACCACCGCGGACAACTACGTCCTCCAGATCCACTACCAGTTGCCCGAGCCGCTGCTGAGCCTGGTGGTCGCCACGGCGCTGACGGTGGACACCGCACTGAAGCAGGACGCCCGCGGCCTGGGCTGA
- a CDS encoding phosphocholine-specific phospholipase C, which yields MPEVNRRRFLQLAGATTAFTALSNSIERAAALPANHRTGSIEDVEHIVVLMQENRSFDHYFGKLRGVRGFGDPRPVTLANGKSVWHQPDATGKDVLPFHPDADDLGLAFIQDLPHGWNDGHAAFAGGRYDKWVPAKSATTMAYLTREDIPFHYALADSFTVCDAYHCSFIGSTDPNRYYLWSGHTGNDGTGGGPVLGNDEAGYSWTTYPERLEKAGVSWKIYQDVGDGLDAAGSWGWIQDAYRGNYGDNSLLYFKQYQNAVPGDPLYDKARTGTDARTGEGYFDRLKADVKGGRLPQISWVVAPEAFTEHPNWPANYGAWYIAQVLDALTADPKVWAKTALFVTYDENDGFFDHLLPPFPPASAAQGRSTVDVTRDVFPGDSGHTAGPYGLGQRVPMLVVSPWSKGGYVCSETLDHTSVIRFMERRFGVHEPNISPWRRAVCGDLTSAFDFSRRDTRPVSLPATDGYEPPDRVRHPDYVPVPPAHPVLPKQERGTRPTRPLRYAPSVDAAVDPTAGTLSLTFASGPRAGAAFLVTSGNRADGPWSYTTQAGRTVSDTWDPARSGGSYDLTVHGPNGFLRGFKGAGRAAGAEVTARHAGDDLELTFTHRGHGTVELRVSDGYGGRPTTVRLRPGAVVRRTLDLRASHRWYDLTVTSGSDPAFLRRLAGHVENGRPGVSDPAIATE from the coding sequence ATGCCCGAAGTCAACCGGCGCCGTTTCCTCCAACTCGCGGGCGCCACGACGGCGTTCACCGCGCTCTCCAACAGCATCGAACGCGCCGCGGCGCTGCCCGCGAACCACCGCACCGGGTCGATCGAGGATGTCGAGCACATCGTCGTCCTCATGCAGGAGAACCGCTCCTTCGACCACTACTTCGGCAAGTTGAGGGGGGTCAGGGGCTTCGGCGACCCGCGCCCGGTCACCCTCGCGAACGGCAAGTCGGTCTGGCACCAGCCGGACGCCACCGGCAAGGACGTCCTGCCCTTCCACCCCGACGCGGACGACCTGGGACTCGCCTTCATCCAGGACCTCCCGCACGGCTGGAACGACGGCCACGCCGCCTTCGCCGGCGGCCGGTACGACAAGTGGGTGCCCGCCAAGAGCGCCACGACGATGGCGTACCTGACCCGGGAGGACATCCCCTTCCACTACGCGCTCGCCGACAGCTTCACCGTCTGCGACGCCTACCACTGCTCCTTCATCGGCTCCACCGACCCCAACCGCTACTACCTGTGGAGCGGTCACACCGGCAACGACGGCACGGGCGGCGGCCCGGTCCTCGGCAACGACGAGGCCGGCTACAGCTGGACGACGTACCCCGAACGCCTGGAGAAGGCCGGGGTCTCCTGGAAGATCTACCAGGACGTCGGCGACGGCCTGGACGCGGCCGGAAGCTGGGGCTGGATCCAGGACGCCTACCGCGGCAACTACGGCGACAACTCGCTGCTCTACTTCAAGCAGTACCAGAACGCCGTGCCGGGCGACCCGCTGTACGACAAGGCGCGCACCGGCACCGACGCGCGGACCGGCGAGGGCTACTTCGACCGGCTGAAGGCGGACGTCAAGGGCGGCCGGCTGCCGCAGATCTCCTGGGTCGTCGCCCCCGAGGCCTTCACCGAGCACCCCAACTGGCCCGCGAACTACGGCGCCTGGTACATCGCCCAGGTGCTCGACGCGCTCACCGCCGACCCGAAGGTGTGGGCGAAGACGGCGCTGTTCGTCACCTACGACGAGAACGACGGCTTCTTCGACCACCTGCTGCCGCCGTTCCCGCCCGCCTCGGCGGCCCAGGGCCGCTCCACGGTCGACGTCACCCGCGACGTCTTCCCGGGCGACAGCGGCCACACCGCGGGGCCCTACGGACTCGGCCAGCGCGTCCCGATGCTCGTCGTCTCGCCCTGGAGCAAGGGCGGTTACGTCTGCTCCGAGACCCTCGACCACACCTCGGTCATCCGCTTCATGGAGCGCCGCTTCGGCGTCCACGAGCCGAACATCTCGCCGTGGCGGCGGGCGGTGTGCGGCGATCTGACCTCCGCGTTCGACTTCTCCCGCCGGGACACCCGGCCCGTCTCCCTGCCCGCCACCGACGGCTACGAGCCCCCGGACCGGGTACGTCACCCGGACTACGTGCCCGTCCCGCCGGCCCACCCCGTCCTGCCCAAGCAGGAGCGCGGCACGCGGCCCACCCGTCCGCTCCGTTACGCGCCGTCCGTGGACGCCGCGGTGGACCCGACCGCCGGCACCCTGAGCCTGACCTTCGCCTCCGGGCCCCGGGCGGGCGCCGCCTTCCTGGTCACCTCCGGCAACCGCGCCGACGGGCCGTGGAGTTACACCACGCAGGCCGGCCGCACCGTCTCCGACACCTGGGACCCGGCCCGTTCCGGCGGCTCCTACGACCTGACCGTCCACGGCCCGAACGGCTTCCTGCGCGGCTTCAAGGGAGCGGGCAGGGCGGCCGGGGCCGAGGTGACCGCCCGGCACGCCGGGGACGACCTCGAACTGACCTTCACCCACCGGGGTCACGGCACGGTCGAGCTCCGGGTGTCCGACGGCTACGGCGGCAGGCCCACGACCGTCAGGCTGCGGCCCGGCGCCGTCGTCCGGCGCACCCTGGACCTGCGGGCGAGCCACCGGTGGTACGACCTCACCGTCACGTCCGGCTCGGACCCGGCGTTCCTCAGGCGGCTCGCGGGACACGTCGAGAACGGCAGGCCCGGCGTCAGCGACCCGGCGATCGCCACGGAGTGA
- a CDS encoding STAS domain-containing protein gives MSDIQKEDRPGRLSAHQVIVDGVLVVTVHGEIDHDVRDVLGSALVSRDAPAPPRIVADLRGVTFMDSSGINVFVAAHRRVSEAGGWLRIAGAQESVVRLLRMVGIDTLIPCHPTVEQALAG, from the coding sequence GTGAGCGACATTCAGAAGGAAGACCGGCCCGGCCGGCTCTCCGCCCACCAGGTGATCGTCGACGGCGTCCTCGTCGTGACCGTGCACGGCGAGATCGACCACGACGTACGGGACGTCCTCGGCTCGGCGCTGGTGTCGCGGGACGCCCCGGCGCCGCCCCGGATCGTGGCGGACCTGCGCGGCGTGACCTTCATGGACTCCAGCGGCATCAACGTGTTCGTGGCGGCGCACCGGCGCGTGAGCGAGGCCGGCGGCTGGCTGCGCATCGCCGGCGCCCAGGAGTCCGTCGTGCGGCTGCTGCGCATGGTCGGCATCGACACCCTCATCCCCTGCCACCCCACCGTCGAACAGGCGCTGGCCGGCTGA
- a CDS encoding PP2C family protein-serine/threonine phosphatase, whose product MEGGDLELGELLAAAEAAPPGESVDVVAHDLQKRFGAERVSFLFVDLIGRRLVRLTGAGGEASGRSEPVELLGSVYDEVLRSQRQHVEPDGQGGRRVITPVTNRGDCIGVLEVTLQSADETVLRQVRDAAHALAYIIVTDRRFTDLYHLGRRTTETSLAAEIQHQLLPSSPCCEAAQFTLAAGLVPADDIGGDTYDYTLDRDTLHLSITDAMGHDTNSALLATLLVGALRRARRSGGDALDQAEHAHRALLGHSRGLATGQLLCVDLPTGRCELVNAGHPWPLRLRDGVVEEVRLAVNLPFGVAAPTAFRVQELQLRPGDRLVLFTDGMQERGASAVDLASVVHDTRAQHPREAVRSLTSAVLDACRGNLRDDATVLILDWHGARGGAAAGKRPDRRR is encoded by the coding sequence GTGGAGGGTGGAGATCTGGAACTGGGCGAGTTGCTGGCCGCCGCGGAGGCGGCCCCGCCCGGAGAGTCCGTCGATGTGGTGGCGCACGACCTGCAGAAGCGCTTCGGTGCCGAGCGGGTGTCCTTCTTGTTCGTCGACCTGATCGGCCGGCGGCTGGTCCGGCTCACCGGGGCCGGCGGTGAGGCCTCCGGGCGGAGCGAGCCCGTCGAACTGCTGGGGAGCGTCTACGACGAGGTGCTGCGCAGCCAGCGCCAGCACGTGGAGCCGGACGGACAGGGCGGGCGGCGCGTGATCACGCCGGTCACCAACCGCGGTGACTGCATCGGGGTCCTGGAGGTGACCTTGCAGTCGGCCGACGAGACCGTGCTGCGCCAGGTCCGCGACGCGGCGCACGCGCTGGCCTACATCATCGTCACGGACCGCCGGTTCACCGATCTGTACCACCTGGGCCGGCGCACCACCGAGACCAGCCTGGCCGCGGAGATCCAGCACCAGCTGCTCCCGTCGTCCCCCTGCTGCGAGGCGGCCCAGTTCACCCTGGCCGCCGGGCTGGTCCCGGCCGACGACATCGGGGGCGACACCTACGACTACACCCTCGACCGCGACACCCTGCACCTGTCCATCACCGACGCCATGGGCCACGACACGAACTCGGCGCTGCTGGCCACCCTGCTGGTCGGGGCGCTGCGGCGGGCTCGCCGCAGCGGCGGCGACGCGCTCGATCAGGCCGAGCACGCCCATCGGGCCCTGCTGGGCCACAGCCGGGGTCTGGCGACCGGGCAGCTGCTCTGCGTCGATCTCCCGACGGGCCGGTGCGAACTGGTCAACGCGGGTCATCCGTGGCCGCTGCGGCTGCGGGACGGAGTCGTCGAGGAGGTCCGGCTCGCCGTCAACCTGCCCTTCGGCGTGGCGGCCCCGACCGCCTTCCGGGTGCAGGAGCTCCAGTTGCGGCCGGGGGACCGCCTGGTCCTGTTCACCGACGGAATGCAGGAGCGCGGTGCGTCGGCGGTGGACCTGGCCTCGGTGGTCCACGACACCCGCGCGCAGCATCCGCGGGAAGCCGTGCGGAGCCTGACCTCCGCGGTGCTCGACGCCTGCCGCGGCAACCTCAGGGACGACGCCACCGTGCTGATACTGGACTGGCACGGCGCTCGCGGCGGGGCGGCGGCCGGGAAGAGACCCGACCGGCGCCGGTGA
- a CDS encoding flavodoxin family protein, translating to MRALVVNCTLKPSPQTSNTEALAGTVVTALRGHGVEVDVVRAVDLNLRPGVETDMGQGDEWPAVHEKVLASEILIIASPTWLGRPSSVAQRVLERLDAMLSETDDEERPVAYNRVAGVLVTGNEDGAHHVISEISGALGDIGFTIPGQAWTYWHLGPGPGADYLDDRRGHDWAASTGRAMASNLVHAARALNAMPLPAPPS from the coding sequence ATGCGCGCACTCGTCGTCAACTGCACACTCAAGCCGTCTCCGCAGACCTCGAACACCGAGGCCCTCGCCGGCACCGTCGTCACGGCACTGCGCGGGCACGGGGTGGAGGTGGACGTCGTACGGGCCGTCGACCTCAACCTGCGGCCGGGGGTGGAGACCGACATGGGACAGGGTGACGAGTGGCCCGCCGTGCACGAGAAGGTGCTCGCGTCCGAGATCCTGATCATCGCCTCGCCGACCTGGCTCGGCCGTCCCTCCTCGGTCGCCCAGCGCGTGCTCGAACGTCTCGACGCGATGCTCTCCGAGACAGACGACGAGGAACGCCCGGTCGCCTACAACCGGGTGGCCGGTGTGCTGGTCACCGGGAACGAGGACGGCGCCCATCACGTCATCAGCGAGATCAGCGGCGCGCTGGGGGACATCGGCTTCACCATCCCCGGCCAGGCCTGGACCTACTGGCACCTCGGTCCCGGCCCCGGCGCCGACTACCTCGACGACCGCCGGGGGCACGACTGGGCCGCGTCCACCGGCCGGGCCATGGCCTCCAACCTCGTCCACGCGGCCCGGGCGCTCAACGCGATGCCCCTGCCCGCTCCCCCGTCCTGA
- a CDS encoding ATP-binding protein has translation MTRQSVALDGSGGCIAEARRLATAFLARAGAEHGLSVSDRAVSMAQLVVSELVTNARKYAPGPLLMELGIAPAWVEVVVWDSAPVLPVAQAADPGRVGQHGLEIVMAVVQSFDVRREAVGKRITVRIALQDDPEGDLVQRPLS, from the coding sequence ATGACGCGGCAGAGCGTGGCACTGGACGGGTCGGGCGGCTGCATCGCCGAGGCCCGCCGGCTGGCGACCGCTTTCCTCGCCCGTGCCGGAGCCGAGCACGGCCTGTCGGTCTCCGACCGGGCGGTCAGCATGGCGCAGCTGGTGGTGAGCGAACTGGTCACCAACGCGCGCAAGTACGCCCCCGGACCGCTCCTGATGGAACTGGGCATCGCCCCGGCCTGGGTCGAGGTGGTCGTGTGGGACAGCGCTCCGGTGCTGCCCGTGGCGCAGGCCGCTGACCCGGGCCGGGTCGGACAGCACGGCCTGGAGATCGTGATGGCCGTGGTCCAGAGTTTCGACGTGCGGCGCGAGGCCGTCGGCAAACGCATCACGGTCCGCATAGCCCTCCAGGACGACCCCGAGGGCGACCTCGTGCAGCGTCCGCTCTCCTAG
- a CDS encoding response regulator — protein MAAAAIRPYDVLLIEDDVADAMLIQDALAERGTRNLTQVSDGIEALEHLRDPDNPRPDLIVLDLNMPRMNGREFLAVVKEDADLRTIPVVVLTTSAAPDDVTGAYSHHANAYVTKPVNLDEFEAAVRSIDAFYLDIAVKPPKP, from the coding sequence ATGGCCGCCGCCGCAATCCGCCCCTACGACGTCCTGCTGATCGAAGACGACGTCGCCGACGCCATGCTCATCCAGGACGCCCTGGCCGAGCGGGGCACCCGCAACCTCACCCAGGTCTCCGACGGCATCGAAGCGCTGGAACACCTGCGGGACCCGGACAACCCGCGTCCCGACCTGATCGTCCTCGACCTCAACATGCCGCGGATGAACGGGCGTGAGTTCCTCGCCGTGGTGAAGGAGGACGCCGACCTGCGCACGATCCCGGTCGTCGTCCTGACCACGTCCGCCGCCCCCGACGACGTCACCGGCGCGTACAGCCACCACGCCAACGCCTACGTCACCAAGCCGGTGAACCTCGACGAGTTCGAGGCGGCGGTCCGCAGCATCGACGCGTTCTACCTCGACATCGCCGTCAAGCCCCCCAAGCCGTAG